A genomic window from Chaetodon auriga isolate fChaAug3 chromosome 13, fChaAug3.hap1, whole genome shotgun sequence includes:
- the LOC143330567 gene encoding olfactory receptor 11A1-like — translation MDDELNVTFITLSGYVELRKYRYLYFFVIFTVYILIISCNCTVMYLIWMHKNLHEPMYIFIAALLLNCVVYSTSVYPKLLIDLLSEKQIISYSACLFQFHVFYSLAGSEFLLLAAMAYDRYVSICKPLQYAAIMGKKTVSIFVGSAWIVPACHIAVPAILSAETKLCNFSFKAIFCNNSIYKLQCVISRVITVYGIVVLLDLVVVPILFIIFTYTKIFLISFRSCGEVKKKAVETCLPHLLVLISFTCLIAYDVSIARVDSNLPRTVRFIMTLQVVLYHPLLNPLIYGLKMKEIFKHLKRLFCPAKII, via the coding sequence ATGGATGATGAGCTAAATGTTACATTTATAACTCTCAGTGGGTATGTGGAACTTAGAAAATACAGAtacctttatttttttgtcatatttacagtatatattcTAATAATCTCCTGTAATTGTACTGTTATGTACCTCATCTGGATGCACAAAAACCTCCATGAGCCGATGTATATTTTCATTGCAGCTTTGCTACTGAACTGTGTTGTTTACAGCACTTCTGTTTACCCAAAACTTCTAATTGACCTTTTATCAGAAAAACAGATTATATCTTATTCAGCCTGtctctttcagtttcatgtgttttactcTTTAGCTGGTTCAGAGTTCTTACTGTTGGCAGCCATGGCCTATGACAGATATGTGTCTATATGTAAACCTCTGCAATATGCAGCTAtcatggggaaaaaaactgtCAGCATTTTCGTGGGTTCAGCTTGGATTGTACCTGCTTGTCATATTGCAGTCCCAGCAATACTGAGTGCTGAAACTAAACTGTGTAACTTTAGTTTCAAAGCAATATTTTGTAACAATTCAATTTACAAACTTCAGTGTGTAATATCAAGAGTAATTACTGTATATGGTATAGTTGTTTTATTAGATCTTGTAGTTGTCCCTATACTCTTCATAATTTTTACATACACAAAGATCTTTTTGATATCTTTTCGAAGTTGTGGAGAAGTGAAGAAAAAAGCTGTAGAGACCTGTTTACCCCACCTGTTGGTTTTAATCAGTTTCACCTGTTTGATTGCATATGATGTCAGTATAGCTCGGGTGGATTCTAATTTGCCCAGAACTGTACGTTTTATAATGACTTTGCAAGTGGTTTTGTATCATCCTTTGTTAAATCCACTTATATATGGactcaaaatgaaagaaattttTAAACACCTCAAAAGGTTGTTCTGTCCAGCCAAAATCATTTGA